AGCACCTCCTGCCCGCTGACGAACTCCGGCAGGGAGTCGTCGGTGAACACCACGATGCGGACGTCCGCGTTCATCGTCTTCGCGATGGGGATGGCGGTCGCCTGTCCGACGTCCGTGAGGACGAACAGGTCCGCGTCGTGGATGCCCGCCTCTTCGAGCGCGGGGCGGTTCGCCACGTCCGGGATCACCGTCACCTCGATACCTTCGGCTTCCAGGGCGGCGACGAGCGCGTGCTCGTCCGTCCCGGCGAAGATGGCCTTCGTCATCGTCTCACTCGTACTCGATGGTCGCCGGCGGTTTGTGCGTTACGTCGTAGACCACGCGGGCGACGTTGTCGTTCGTCCCGGTGATGCGGGACTGGATGCGCTGGAGCGTCTCCCAGTCGATGTTCTGGGCGCGGGCGGTCATGCCGTCGCGGGACTCCACGGAGCGGACCGAGACGACCCAGCCGTGGACGCGGTTGTCGCCCTTGACGCCGGTCGCCTTGCCGATGACGGCCGCGAGGGCCTGCCACGGGTCGTACTCCTCGAGTTCCTCCTCGATGATGTGGTTCGACTCGCGGGCGACCTCCAGTTTCTCCTCGGTGATCTCGCCGATGACGCGCACGGCGAGGCCGGGGCCGGGGAACGGCATGCGCTCGGAGACGACCTCCTCGAGGCCCATCGCGCGGGCGACCTCGCGGACCTCGTCCTTGTAGAGGTCGCGGACCGGCTCGACGATGCCCTCGAAGTCCATGACCTCGGGCAGCCCGCCGACGTTGTGGTGGGACTTGATGCCGCCCTCGGACTCGATACGGTCGGGGTAGATGGTCCCCTGCACGAGGTACTCCGCGTCGACCGCCTTCGCCTCGCGCTCGAACTCGCGGATGAACTGCTCGCCGATGATCTCGCGCTTCTCCTCGGGGTCGGTGACGCCCTCCAGCGCGTCGAGGAAGCGGTCCTGTGCCTCGACGATGTCCAGCGAGTGCATGTAGTCGAACGTCTCGCGGATCTGCTCGGTCTCGCCCTTGCGCATCAGGCCCGTGTCCACGTAGATGGGCACGAGGTTGTCGCCGATGGCCTCGTAGGCCAGCGCGGCCGCGACCGAGGAGTCCACACCGCCCGAGAGGGCGATGATGGCCTTCGAATCGCCGATTTCCTCCTGTATCTCTGCGACTGCTTCGGGGATGAACTCGTCTGTGTCTACCATTATGCTTCGACCTCTTCGGTCTCCTCTGTCTCGTCGTCCGCACGCTGTTGCTCGACGACGGCCTCGACGAGGCCGACGAACGGGGGCGATGCTCGACCGGGGCGGCTCCGGAACTCGGGGTGGAACTGGGTGCCGACGAAGTACGGGTGGCCGTCGAGTTCCAGTATCTCCATCCGGTTGCCCGCGGTGCCCGAGAACACCATCGCGGAGTCCTCGAAGTCCTCGAAGTACTCGGGGTTGACCTCGTAGCGGTGGCGGTGGCGCTCCGTGCAGGAGTCGCCGCCGTAGAGGTCGGCCGCGAGGGTGCCGGGTTCGATGTCGGTCTCGTGGGCACCGAGGCGCATCGTCCCGCCCATGTCCTCGACCTCGTACTGCTCGGGCAGGATGTCGATGACCGGGTGCGGGGTGTCCTCGTCCATCTCGGCGGAGTGTGCGCCCTCGAAGCCCAGCACGTTCCGGGCGTACTCGACGACCGCCATCTGGAAGCCCAGACAGAGGCCGAGGAAGGGTACGTCGTGCTCGCGGGCGTACTCGATGGCCGCGATCTTGCCCTCGGTCCCGCGGGCACCGAACCCGCC
This window of the Haloarchaeobius amylolyticus genome carries:
- a CDS encoding DUF7126 family protein — its product is MTKAIFAGTDEHALVAALEAEGIEVTVIPDVANRPALEEAGIHDADLFVLTDVGQATAIPIAKTMNADVRIVVFTDDSLPEFVSGQEVLAVDPALLDAETVAEELASS
- the guaA gene encoding glutamine-hydrolyzing GMP synthase, whose amino-acid sequence is MVDTDEFIPEAVAEIQEEIGDSKAIIALSGGVDSSVAAALAYEAIGDNLVPIYVDTGLMRKGETEQIRETFDYMHSLDIVEAQDRFLDALEGVTDPEEKREIIGEQFIREFEREAKAVDAEYLVQGTIYPDRIESEGGIKSHHNVGGLPEVMDFEGIVEPVRDLYKDEVREVARAMGLEEVVSERMPFPGPGLAVRVIGEITEEKLEVARESNHIIEEELEEYDPWQALAAVIGKATGVKGDNRVHGWVVSVRSVESRDGMTARAQNIDWETLQRIQSRITGTNDNVARVVYDVTHKPPATIEYE